The proteins below come from a single Sphingomicrobium sediminis genomic window:
- a CDS encoding bifunctional riboflavin kinase/FAD synthetase has protein sequence MQRFTHTDPVPAGLEGAVIALGNFDGFHFGHQAVVGRAIARAAHEGRPAIVATFDPHPVRHFRPDAKPFRLTSLDQREEMFGAAGADGMLVFAFDDALASLTAAEFVAMLADVLKVAAVVTGEDFTFGKGREGNVEKLAELGAAKGIAAEAVHPVELEAGIVSSSRIREALQAGDPGTATRLLTRPFAIRGEVVHGDKRGRELGWPTANMEMGQYLRPAYGVYATRVTLADGSEHDAVSNLGVRPMFDPPKELLETFIFDFAGDLYEQEITVALHHYLRPEAAFHDMDALKRQMDADGEEAKRLLAAGSATA, from the coding sequence ATGCAGCGTTTCACGCACACTGATCCTGTCCCCGCCGGCCTCGAGGGTGCCGTCATTGCACTCGGCAATTTCGACGGCTTCCATTTCGGGCATCAGGCAGTCGTCGGACGCGCCATTGCGCGGGCGGCGCATGAGGGGCGACCGGCGATCGTTGCGACCTTCGACCCGCATCCGGTCCGCCACTTCCGCCCCGACGCCAAGCCGTTCCGCCTGACCAGCCTCGACCAGCGCGAGGAGATGTTCGGGGCGGCGGGCGCGGACGGGATGCTGGTCTTTGCCTTCGACGATGCACTTGCCTCGCTTACCGCTGCCGAGTTCGTCGCGATGCTGGCCGACGTCCTGAAAGTCGCTGCGGTCGTCACCGGCGAGGACTTCACCTTCGGCAAGGGCCGCGAGGGCAATGTCGAGAAACTCGCCGAGCTGGGCGCGGCCAAGGGCATCGCTGCGGAAGCCGTCCATCCGGTCGAGCTGGAAGCGGGCATCGTCTCCTCCAGCCGCATCCGCGAAGCCCTGCAGGCCGGCGACCCCGGCACCGCAACCCGCCTCCTCACCCGTCCCTTCGCCATTCGCGGCGAAGTCGTCCATGGCGACAAGCGCGGCCGCGAACTGGGCTGGCCCACCGCCAATATGGAGATGGGGCAATATCTGCGGCCCGCTTACGGCGTCTACGCAACCCGCGTGACGCTAGCCGATGGCAGCGAGCATGATGCTGTCTCGAACCTTGGCGTACGGCCCATGTTCGACCCGCCCAAGGAACTCCTGGAGACCTTCATCTTCGATTTCGCGGGCGACCTGTACGAGCAGGAAATCACCGTCGCGCTGCACCATTACCTCCGCCCTGAAGCGGCCTTCCACGACATGGATGCGCTGAAGCGCCAGATGGACGCGGATGGCGAAGAGGCGAAACGTCTGCTTGCGGCAGGAAGCGCCACCGCTTAA
- a CDS encoding succinylglutamate desuccinylase/aspartoacylase family protein, which translates to MGASIFEFDEQKVKPGHRASFDLPISRDATGSLVHMPVRIVHGAEEGPVLLISAAVHGDEISGIEVVRRILAKVKARKLRGTLICVPIVNPYGFVAWSRYLPDRRDLNRSFPGREDGSLASRIAYMFRTRLMRRADFAIDLHSAAIHRYNLPQVRVSPDCTRASELARAFSPPIIMHSKLREGSMRGVAMDEGLEMILYEAGEALRFDDFSTRVGVNGIMRVMQEMDMIDLKPTKRKIIEPLESTRSLWLRSPRGGIAAIRTPSGRKVHLGQQVAVVRDPTSTEESIIKSPIEGIVIGHSRMGVVNRGDALLHIAQLGEPGIYLDPLTEERLSGAMLDEHEID; encoded by the coding sequence ATGGGTGCAAGCATCTTCGAATTTGACGAGCAAAAGGTCAAGCCCGGCCACCGTGCCAGCTTCGACCTGCCGATCAGCCGCGACGCCACGGGTAGCCTCGTGCACATGCCCGTGCGCATCGTCCATGGCGCCGAGGAAGGCCCCGTCCTCCTAATCAGCGCCGCCGTCCATGGCGACGAAATCAGCGGGATCGAGGTCGTCCGCCGCATCCTCGCCAAGGTCAAGGCGCGCAAGCTGCGCGGCACGCTCATCTGCGTGCCCATCGTCAATCCCTACGGCTTCGTCGCCTGGTCGCGTTATTTGCCCGACCGGCGCGATCTCAATCGCAGCTTCCCGGGGCGCGAGGATGGCAGCTTGGCCAGCCGCATCGCCTATATGTTCCGCACTAGGCTGATGCGCCGCGCGGACTTCGCCATCGATCTCCATTCGGCGGCGATCCACCGCTACAACCTGCCTCAGGTCCGCGTCAGCCCCGATTGCACCCGCGCCAGCGAACTGGCCCGCGCTTTCTCGCCACCCATCATCATGCATTCCAAGTTGCGCGAAGGATCGATGCGCGGCGTGGCGATGGACGAGGGGCTGGAGATGATCCTCTACGAAGCGGGCGAGGCGCTCCGCTTCGACGATTTTTCCACCCGCGTCGGCGTCAACGGCATCATGCGCGTCATGCAGGAAATGGACATGATCGACCTCAAGCCCACCAAGCGGAAGATCATCGAGCCATTGGAAAGCACCCGCTCACTGTGGCTGCGCTCCCCGCGCGGCGGCATCGCCGCGATCCGCACGCCATCGGGCCGCAAGGTCCATCTCGGCCAGCAGGTCGCGGTCGTGCGCGATCCGACCAGCACCGAGGAAAGCATCATCAAGTCGCCCATCGAAGGCATCGTCATCGGCCATAGCCGCATGGGCGTGGTCAATCGCGGCGATGCGCTACTCCACATCGCGCAACTGGGCGAACCCGGCATCTACCTCGACCCGCTCACCGAAGAGCGTTTGTCGGGCGCGATGCTGGATGAGCATGAGATCGACTAG
- a CDS encoding DNA-directed RNA polymerase subunit alpha, with product MSINAKNWQELKKPNGLDRKPGTDAKRKATFVAEPLERGFGMTLGNSLRRVLLSSLQGAAVTSIKIEGVLHEFSSLAGVREDVTDIVINVKQIALKMEGEGPKRLQLSATGPGEITAGQIACPGDIEVTNPDLVICHLDDGATLNMELTADVGSGYVPAAMNRPADAPIGLIPVDSLFSPIKQVAYKVENTRVGQELDYDKLSLTVETDGTVTPEDAVAYAARILQDQLQLFVHFDDSMVAPAPAQSQGGSEGGQDTNQLNRYLLKKVDELELSVRSANCLKNDNIIYIGDLVQKTEAEMLRTPNFGRKSLNEIKEVLASMGLRLGMEIPGWPPENIEEMAKKLEQELLG from the coding sequence ATGTCGATCAACGCGAAAAACTGGCAGGAACTGAAAAAGCCCAACGGCCTCGACCGCAAGCCCGGCACCGATGCCAAGCGCAAGGCCACTTTCGTCGCGGAGCCGCTCGAGCGCGGTTTCGGCATGACGCTGGGCAACAGCCTGCGTCGTGTGCTCCTGTCGTCGCTCCAGGGCGCTGCCGTCACCTCGATCAAGATCGAGGGCGTGCTGCATGAATTCTCCTCGCTCGCCGGTGTGCGCGAGGACGTCACCGACATCGTCATCAACGTCAAGCAGATCGCGCTCAAGATGGAAGGCGAAGGCCCCAAGCGCCTGCAGCTTTCGGCGACCGGCCCCGGTGAAATCACCGCCGGCCAGATCGCCTGCCCGGGCGATATCGAGGTCACCAACCCCGACCTCGTCATCTGCCACCTCGACGATGGTGCGACGCTCAACATGGAACTGACCGCAGATGTCGGCTCGGGCTACGTGCCCGCGGCGATGAACCGTCCGGCCGACGCGCCGATCGGCCTCATCCCGGTCGACAGCCTGTTCAGCCCGATCAAGCAGGTCGCCTACAAGGTGGAAAACACCCGCGTCGGCCAGGAACTGGACTATGACAAGCTGAGCCTGACCGTCGAAACCGACGGTACGGTGACGCCCGAAGATGCCGTCGCCTATGCCGCGCGCATCCTCCAGGACCAGCTCCAGCTGTTCGTCCACTTCGACGACAGCATGGTCGCTCCGGCCCCGGCGCAGAGCCAGGGTGGCAGCGAAGGTGGCCAGGACACCAACCAGCTCAACCGTTACCTCCTCAAGAAGGTCGACGAGCTGGAGCTGTCGGTGCGTAGCGCCAACTGCCTCAAGAACGACAACATCATCTATATCGGTGATCTCGTTCAGAAGACCGAAGCCGAGATGCTCCGCACGCCGAACTTCGGCCGCAAGAGCCTCAACGAGATCAAGGAAGTCCTTGCCTCGATGGGCCTGCGCCTCGGCATGGAAATCCCCGGCTGGCCGCCCGAGAATATCGAGGAAATGGCCAAGAAGCTCGAGCAGGAACTGCTCGGCTAA
- the rpsM gene encoding 30S ribosomal protein S13, which yields MARIAGVNIPTNKRVEIALTYIHGIGHTTAKEITKKLKIKPETRVADLSDQEVLQIRETIDADYTVEGDLRRETAMNIKRLMDLASYRGLRHRKGLPVRGQRTHTNARTRKGKAKPIAGKKK from the coding sequence ATGGCACGTATCGCGGGTGTTAATATCCCGACCAACAAGCGCGTTGAGATCGCGCTGACCTACATCCATGGCATCGGTCACACGACCGCCAAGGAAATCACCAAGAAGCTGAAGATCAAGCCGGAAACGCGCGTTGCCGACCTGTCGGACCAGGAAGTCCTGCAGATCCGCGAAACCATCGACGCTGACTACACCGTCGAGGGCGACCTTCGCCGCGAAACCGCAATGAACATCAAGCGGCTCATGGACCTCGCGAGCTATCGTGGTCTGCGTCACCGTAAGGGCCTCCCGGTCCGCGGCCAGCGCACCCACACCAATGCCCGCACCCGCAAGGGCAAGGCCAAGCCGATCGCCGGCAAGAAGAAGTAA
- the rpsK gene encoding 30S ribosomal protein S11: MAREPQRVRRRERKNITAGVAHVNASFNNTMITITDAQGNAISWSSAGMMGFKGSRKSTPYAAQVAAEDAGKKAQDHGVRTLEVEVKGPGSGRESALRALQAVGFTITSIRDVTPIPHNGVRPSKRRRV; the protein is encoded by the coding sequence ATGGCACGTGAACCGCAACGCGTCCGCCGCCGTGAGCGCAAGAACATCACCGCCGGCGTCGCCCATGTGAACGCTTCGTTCAACAACACCATGATCACCATCACCGATGCGCAGGGCAATGCCATCAGCTGGTCGTCGGCCGGCATGATGGGCTTCAAGGGCTCGCGCAAGTCGACCCCTTATGCCGCGCAGGTTGCCGCCGAAGATGCCGGCAAGAAGGCGCAGGATCATGGCGTTCGCACCCTCGAGGTCGAAGTGAAGGGTCCCGGTTCGGGTCGTGAAAGCGCGCTTCGTGCGCTGCAGGCGGTGGGTTTCACCATCACCTCGATCCGCGATGTTACCCCGATCCCGCATAACGGGGTCCGTCCGTCCAAGCGTCGCCGCGTCTAA